A segment of the Luteolibacter arcticus genome:
CCCCGATCTCTCCTCGTGGAGCCGCGGCGCCTACCTGCTCTGGCTGACCGGTGACAAGATGAATGGCACCGCCCTGATGGACAGGGCGATCAAGGCCGGAGCCCCCTATGGGGAGAATACCGCATGGTGCCGCGCGCGGCTGGCGATGATGTATTTCAACGATGGTGCCCTGCTCCCGGCGCAGCAGGTGCTGGCACCGGCCTTGGAAAAAAATCCACCGAATCCCCATGTGGTCCTGGCCGCGGCGCGGATCGAGGCCGCCAAGGAAAACTATCCAGCGGCCATCGCCCTTTGCGAGCGCCTGTTAGAAAGTGAGCCGCATCACGAGGCGCTCGTTATTGCCGGAGATTGCCAGGCAGCCGCAGGCGACGCCGTGGCTGCGGAAGCCTACTACGCGCGGGTCGAGGACTTCCATGCGCAGCAGGAAGCCAAGGGTGGCCACGGCCACATGCAGATGGCCCGCTTCTATGCCGACCACGATCGGAATCTGGTGGTCGCCTTGCGGATGGCGGAAGAGCACAAGCTCACTCGCAATGTGGTCGAGGCCGACGTGCTTGCCTGGTGCTATTTCAAGAATGGCAACCTCCCGAGGGCCAAAGAGGTGATGAAGGTGGCACTCTCCCAGAACACGCCGGACGTGGAAATGGAGTATCATGCCGGCATCATCGCCGCGGCGAGTGGGCAGCCGCAGTCGGCCAAGAAGCACCTGCGGCTCGCGCTTTCCCGCAATGCCGGCTTCAACCCGCTGCAGGGACCGAAGGCCCGGGCGGCCTTGGAGAAATTGAGCACCGGTGCCTCCATGGCAGCGGAAAGCGATCACCCCACCCCTGCTGAACAGTGAGTGCCTCGTGTTGGTTTGGCCGCGGTCTTCGCCATCTCGGTGCCGTCCTGTTTTTACTCATCAGCTTTGCCCGTCCTGCGCTGGCGCATGACGAGCCGACGAGCTTCGTGGATCTCAAAGTCAGCGGGCAGGGAGTGGATGCCAGCTTGGTTGCCTCGGTCACGGATCTGGCTCACTACATGCCGGACACCGAG
Coding sequences within it:
- a CDS encoding tetratricopeptide repeat protein, with product MDSIPQDTSPAASRSGTWRIPALLLCIAAAFAAAYLQKKHDSVSDPSESKEVAQPAPIRTATDILAAIPRTDDGKATDQALAKCLATVSANPALADPWVSLGDILAQKQRDTSDPGYYAHAESAYMKALELDPRSVDAMGGLAWVTGGRHLFDKSIAWANQALEIDPGHIAATGIIGDAALELGDYEKAYEYYQKMMDLRPDLSSWSRGAYLLWLTGDKMNGTALMDRAIKAGAPYGENTAWCRARLAMMYFNDGALLPAQQVLAPALEKNPPNPHVVLAAARIEAAKENYPAAIALCERLLESEPHHEALVIAGDCQAAAGDAVAAEAYYARVEDFHAQQEAKGGHGHMQMARFYADHDRNLVVALRMAEEHKLTRNVVEADVLAWCYFKNGNLPRAKEVMKVALSQNTPDVEMEYHAGIIAAASGQPQSAKKHLRLALSRNAGFNPLQGPKARAALEKLSTGASMAAESDHPTPAEQ